GGCGAATCCTTGCGGACGACCACTTCGGTCAGGTACTCGGCCATCTGATACTCCTCAGTCAGGTCCTCTTCCGGCTTGATACGCTCTGGGAGGAGGAACCGGCCGACGACGAGCAGGTAGATGATGCCGACCACGGTCACGATGGCCCCGAGTTGCGTGAACTCGAACATCGTAAACGACCGCCCGAGCAGTCGCCCCGAGAGGTCAGACGCGAGGATGCTGGTCGAGGTTCCGATGAGCGTCAGCATCCCGCCGAACATCGAGGCGTAGGAGAGGGGAATCAGGAGTTTCGACGGCGAGGTACGTCCCTTGTGCGCGAGGTCGGTCACCATCGGCAGGAGAATCGCCACAGCTGCCGTGTTGTTGATGAACCCCGAGATGGGGCCGACGATGCCCATCGTCGCGAATAACTGTCTGCTCTCGCTTTCGCGTGTATATCGCCCCACCCACGTCCCGAGCATCTGGACCACGCCGGTTCGCTGAATGCCGTAGCTCAGAATGAACATCGCGAGGACGGTCACCGTCGCCGGACTGGCGAACCCGGAGATGCCGTCTTCGGGTGTGATGCCGGTCAGCGGCCCGAACACCATCAGCGCGACCATGATGCCGATGGCGGTGATATCGACTGGGACGGGTTCGGTTGCAAAGAGGAACAGCGCTACGAGGATGATGGCGAAAACCACCAGGGCTCCTGGGTCAAGCGCTGTTACTACCACAGCAGTATGTATTTTGCAACTGCCAAAAAGAGTGCGGTCGTCAGGATTCCTCGTCGCGCAACTCAATGTTCGCCACGATTTCGTACGGGTCGAGGCCCTTCCGAATGCCGTCTAACATGGCGAACGCCTCGGGCGGCGAGAGGAAGTGACGCGTCACCGCCCGCCCGAGGGGTGTCGGTTCGAACCCGTCGATGAACTCGTACTGGAGGAGTTTTCCGATTGCGTGTTTCGTCGAGAAATCGCCGAGCATCCGGTCATTCAGGCGCTTTGCGCCCTTCCCCGCAACGACGAGGTTCGCGAGCGTCTCCTCGATGGCGGCGTCCTCGTCGTACGGCGTCCGCACCGATTCCATCTCGTCTTTGAGCAGGGTGAAGGCCACCTCGTCCTCAGAGCGCTCCATACTGCCGTGGTAGGACCCGTCCGGCTCGACGAGCAGGTAGACGACACCCTTGTCGTGGTAGTCGGGGCGGCCCGCACGCCCGAGCATCTGGTGGAACTCCTGGACGGAGAGCCACTCGATACCCATCGCGAGCGAGTCGAAGATGACCTGCGAAGCCGGAAAGTCGACCCCAGCGGCCAGTGCGGCTGTCGTGACGACTGCCGCCAGTTCCTGCTCTGCGAACATCCTTTCGACCTTTTTCCGCCGCTTGTAGTCGAGGCCGGCGTGGTACGGCGCGGCGTTGTACTCGAGTTTTCGCGAAATCTCGTGACAGCGCCGGCGGGAGTTCGTGAAAATAATCGTCTGCCCTCGGTAGCCCTTCGAGGACTTGGTGTCGAAGGCACGTTTGACGAGTTTGTTTTCGATGCGCGGCTTCTCGGCCCCCGAGGCGAACGTGACGTGGCGCTCGATTGGCACGGGCCGCTCTTCGAACTCGATGAGCGTGGCTTCCAGCCGTTTTGCCAGCCACTTCGGGTTGCCGACGGTTGCAGAGAGGTAAATCCACTGCGCCCCCTTGTACGACTGCTTGCGTTTTGCGCGCTGCTCGCAGTAGTGTTTCAGCCGGGCGATGAGGCCGTCGAGGCGGTGGCCTCGCCCCTCGTCTTCGAGCATGTGCACCTCGTCGATGACGACGGTGCCGATGTCACCGAGGTCCTTGCCCGTCCGCAGCGCGTGGTCAATCCCCTCGTAGGTTCCCACAATTACGTCAGCGTTCGGGTCGAAGCGGTTGCCGTTGTCCTGGACTCGGCTCGCGCCGACTCGAATCGTGACTTTGCCGAGGTGGCCGTAGCGTTTCTTGAAGTCCTCGTGTTTCTGGTTCGCGAGGGCGACGAGGGGCACGAGAAACAGCATCTTCCCCTTGTTGTTCAGGTGGTTGTTGATGCCGGCCATCTCCCCGATGAGCGTCTTGCCCGTCGCCGTCGCGCTCACGACGAGTTGGTCGTTGCCGTCGAGCAGCCCATTTCTGACCGAGAGGCTCTGGACGGGGAGCAAGGTATCGAACCGGTCTGCGAGGAGGTCCTTGATGCCTGGGTGCATCTTGAGTTCGTCCGTCTTGACCGGGTTGACGTCCTCGACGGTGGCCGAAATCTCGTCGAATTTCGTCAGGTCGGGGTCTAAGTTCCCCTTGAGCAGGTTCGTGATGCGCTCTAAGTTCTGGACCGAAAGCAGGAGTTCTTCGAGGCGTTCGACCGCCGTCGCGGTCAGGTCGCCCTGGAAAGAGAGTTCCCGTTCGAGTTCGCGTTTCGCACAGTCGGTACAGATGTGCTCGCGGTCGGTTTCGATGGCCGTCTTGCTCGTGAGCGGCGAGTACCGTCCTTCACCAGCACAAATCCGACAGGTGCGCACGCGAGTGGCTTCGAGTTGGTAGCCGGCGAGCATCTCTCGGAGTTCTTCTGCTGCGTGCTGGGAGGTCTGCTCTGAGATGCGGATACGCGTGGCTCGCCGGGCGATCTCGACGAACTGGTCGGGACTGCGTGGCTCCTCGCTCGACCCGCGAATCACCCGAAAGCGGGCGGGTCGCGGACCGGCGTTCGTCTCTTTGAGTTCGAGCCGGGCGCGAAAGACCCGCTCTCCGTCCCGCATGACGGATACGAGGTAGTAGTCGCCAACCTCGTGGAGGAACAGCGTGTCGACCCGGGCGAGCTGCTGTGACACGTTCGCGAATACGCGGGCCGGGGTACTTAGGCCGCTCGCTACTCGACGAGTTCGATAGCGTTGTCACCGTTCGGAACCGCACAGAGGAACGACCCCTCTTCGTCGCTCTCGTTTAGGTACCAGTGGACCACGCCCGCGGGAATCAGTAGTGAGTCGCCCGCGGAGACGGTGTACTCCTCGTCGCCGATGCCGACGGTGTACTCTCCGGCGAGGACGTACTGTTCGTGTTCGACTTCGTTCGTGTGTTTCGGGACGGACGCACCGGGGTCGAGGACGAATCGTCGGATGGCGAAATGCGGAGCCCCTTGGTCCTCGCTCAGGAGGACGCCTTTTTGCATTCCCTCGGCCGCGCCGACGGGTTCGTACTCGATGTCTGCGGCGCGACGCACGAGGGGTACTGGCGTTTCGGTCATACGTCCTCTACCCAGCGCGTCGGGTTAAGATTTGGTCACGTCGCCCCACCAGCACATATCCCGACTGAAACGTGTAGCTTTCTGACAGAGCACGCGCTCTTAAGGCGATTGCGCGCTTACCATGGGGCATGCGTAGTTTCCAGATCGGGCGGCTCTTTGGCATCCCGATCAAACTCGACCTGACATTTCTGTTGGTCCTGCCAGTGTTCGCCTGGCTCATCGGAACGCAGGTCGGGCTGTGGGCGGGGACGTTGAACGACCTCTGGGGGACGGGTATCGACCCGGCGAATCTGAACGGCAGCCAGCGACCGCTCATTCTCGGCGCGGTCAGCGCCGTTGGCCTGTTTGTCGGCGTCGTCCTCCACGAACTTGGCCACTCGCTGGTCTCGATGCGGTTTGGCTACCCCATCGCCTCCATCAAACTCTGGCTGCTCGGCGGGGTGGCCCAGCTCACCGAGATGCCCGAAAACTGGAAGCAGGAACTCCTCATCGCCATCGCCGGCCCCATCGTCAGCATCGCGCAGGGAATCATCTTCTACCTCGTGCTCATCTCGATTCCCGGCTTCAGTGACCCCATCAAGTTCGTGATTGGCTACCTGGCGCTCACCAACTTCGCGCTCGCGGCGTTCAACCTCCTGCCGGGCTTCCCGATGGACGGTGGCCGCGTGCTTCGCGCCCTGCTCGCCCGGAATCGCCCCTACGCCCAGGCCACCCGTATCGCCGCGGAAGTGGGCAAAGCGTTCGCCATCTTCCTCGCGCTCATCGGCCTGTTCGGCGGCGGTGGCATCTTCATGGTCGCCATCGCTTTCTTCATCTACATTGGAGCCTCCTCAGAGAGCCAGCAGATGACGATGAAGGCCGCCTTCGAGGGCGTTCGCGTCCGCGACATCATGACGCCAGAAGACCAGGTCGATTCGGTGAGTCCGGACAACTCGGTCACGGAACTGCTCCGGCGGATGTTCGCAGAGCGCCACACCGGCTACCCGGTCATGCGAAACGGCGAACTCGTCGGCCTCGTGACTCTCGGCGACGCCCGCGAAGTGAAGGAAGTCGAACGCGACGCCTACACCGTCTCCGACGTGATGAGCGACGAACTCCACACGATTTCCCCAGAGAGCAACGCGCTCGATGCCCTCCAGCGCATGCAACAGAACGGCATCGGTCGCCTGCTCGTCGTCGACGAATTCGGCGGATTCCTCGGCCTCATCTCGCGGACGGACCTTATGACCGCCTTCGACATCATCCAGTCGAGCGGGCCGACGCAGGTACGCCCGGGCCGCCCGGCGGTCGACCCACCGACGAAGCCGTTCGACGACCCTTCTCAGTAATCAGACCGTCTCGATTTCGTCGCGCAACCACGTTTCTGCGGCGTCGAGTGCCGCCGCGTCCTCGCTTCTGAGTTTCAGCCGATTGCGCCGCTGTTCGCGGTTCGGATAGCAGCCGATTTCCACGTCGAACCGTTCTCGCACCGCACCGAGTACGCCGAGCAACTGCCCCTCCGGCGTCGGCGTGTAGAGCGTCCGCGTCTGCATCGCGCCCGAAAATTCGTCTGCCACCTGTTCGAACATGGCCTTCATCTCCGAGGGGATTCCGGGGAGGGCGTAGACGTTGTTCGCGACACACCCCGGCGAGAGGCCCGCGTCGTTGACGAGCACCCGCGCCCCCTCGGGAATAGAGGCTTCCGCCTCGGCATCGATTTCGAGGTCAGGATAACGGTCTGCCACCTCGGCGAGTCGCTCCTCGACGGCGACGAGCGCCGCGTCGTTCACCACCAACTCCCGGTCGAAAGCGCGGGCGACGGCTGCCATCGTCACATCATCTGGCGTGCCGCCAAGGCCGCCGGTCACGACGACGGCGTCGAACTCGGTGCTGTAGGCCCGGACGTGGTCTGCGATGACTTCCTCGTCGTCGGGAACCACGAGAATTCGCACGACCGAGACGCCCCGGTCGCCCAACTGCCGCGCCAGCCACGACGCGTTCGTGTTATCGATATCGCCAGCGAGCAGTTCGTCGCCGACGGTCAACAGCGCAACGTGCATGGGTGCTCTCGTGGCTGGAGTGGGTTAAGCGATTGCGTGAAACGTGCACGATAGACCCCTTCGCTTCCAGTGGAGAATAATGATGGTTCGAGAAACCTGCGTGTGGAGAAACCGGCCTACTGGCCGTCGTTCGCCACCGACAGCGAGGCGAAGAAGCCAAAGTAGGCGACGACGCCACAGAGCAGGCAGAGCTGGTAGGCCCATTCTGGTCCCTGCACGACGTCGAACAGGATGGTCACGCCGGTGACCCAGCCAATCGCGAACACGAGGTCGACGACCATCCCGTCGCGGTGTTCGCGGACGTGGTTCCGGACGGTCGCGACGAGTCCGCCGTCGGTTGCAATCCCGTCGTCGCCCATCTCAGGTGCCACCTCGTTCGTCCACGACGAGCACCGGCCGGTGGGTCGTCCGGAGGACGCGCTCGGTGACGCTCCCGAGGAGCGCTCGCTTGACGCCCGACCGGCCGTGGCTGCCCATCACGACGAGGTCGGCTCCCGCGTCGTCTGCGTAGTCTGCGATGACCTCGTGCGGTGCCCCGACGCGCACTTCTTCGTGCACCTGCACGTCGCGGGAGGCGGCCGCAGCCGCTACCGCACCGGTCGCCGCGTCTGCCTTCTCCTGTAACTCGGTCATCTCGCCGAAGTTACCCTGCGTGATGCGGTCTACCTGCTCGGTGCCGAGGCCGAAGTTCACCGCGTCGATGTCGACGACGTACAGGGCGTGCAGTTTCGCTCCGTACGTCGCGGCGAGGTCGACAGCGTGGTCGATGGCGACGCTCGCCGTGTCGCTTCCGTCGGTCGGAATGAGGATGTCTTGGTACATGGATTAGTCGTCAGCGGGGGTCTTGCCGCCGCTTTTGTTGACGAAGTCCTCTGCGGACTGTTGCTGGCCCATCGGTTCGGGGCTGTGACACTGGCGGACCATCTGCTTTATTTCCATCGGCGGTTCCGGCGTCGCGAGCGAGACGGCGATGGTGACGAGGAAGACGAGCGGCGTCCCGACCAGTGCGGCCCCGATTGGGGGCACGTACTGGGCGTAAATCGGGATGAGTGCCTGCCCTGAGCCACCTGCGATGTCGGCGAGGAACGGGACGTAGGCCGGGAGCACGCTGTTTACGACCGACGTTATCCAGAGCAGGAGGCCGACGGTCATCCCGGCGAGTGCGCCCTCTCGATTCGTGTTCTCCCACCAGAGGCCGAGGAAGAACATCGGGAACAGCACCGTCCCGGCGAGCGAGAACGCGTAGGCGACGAGTTCGCCGATGAGCGCCGGCGGGTTGAACGCGGTCACGGTGACGAGCGCGCCAATGACGACGATGGTCGCCCGCCCGATGAGCACCTGCTGGCGCTGG
This sequence is a window from Haladaptatus sp. QDMS2. Protein-coding genes within it:
- a CDS encoding competence/damage-inducible protein A, whose product is MHVALLTVGDELLAGDIDNTNASWLARQLGDRGVSVVRILVVPDDEEVIADHVRAYSTEFDAVVVTGGLGGTPDDVTMAAVARAFDRELVVNDAALVAVEERLAEVADRYPDLEIDAEAEASIPEGARVLVNDAGLSPGCVANNVYALPGIPSEMKAMFEQVADEFSGAMQTRTLYTPTPEGQLLGVLGAVRERFDVEIGCYPNREQRRNRLKLRSEDAAALDAAETWLRDEIETV
- a CDS encoding cupin domain-containing protein; amino-acid sequence: MTETPVPLVRRAADIEYEPVGAAEGMQKGVLLSEDQGAPHFAIRRFVLDPGASVPKHTNEVEHEQYVLAGEYTVGIGDEEYTVSAGDSLLIPAGVVHWYLNESDEEGSFLCAVPNGDNAIELVE
- a CDS encoding CBS domain-containing protein translates to MRSFQIGRLFGIPIKLDLTFLLVLPVFAWLIGTQVGLWAGTLNDLWGTGIDPANLNGSQRPLILGAVSAVGLFVGVVLHELGHSLVSMRFGYPIASIKLWLLGGVAQLTEMPENWKQELLIAIAGPIVSIAQGIIFYLVLISIPGFSDPIKFVIGYLALTNFALAAFNLLPGFPMDGGRVLRALLARNRPYAQATRIAAEVGKAFAIFLALIGLFGGGGIFMVAIAFFIYIGASSESQQMTMKAAFEGVRVRDIMTPEDQVDSVSPDNSVTELLRRMFAERHTGYPVMRNGELVGLVTLGDAREVKEVERDAYTVSDVMSDELHTISPESNALDALQRMQQNGIGRLLVVDEFGGFLGLISRTDLMTAFDIIQSSGPTQVRPGRPAVDPPTKPFDDPSQ
- a CDS encoding DEAD/DEAH box helicase, with the protein product MSQQLARVDTLFLHEVGDYYLVSVMRDGERVFRARLELKETNAGPRPARFRVIRGSSEEPRSPDQFVEIARRATRIRISEQTSQHAAEELREMLAGYQLEATRVRTCRICAGEGRYSPLTSKTAIETDREHICTDCAKRELERELSFQGDLTATAVERLEELLLSVQNLERITNLLKGNLDPDLTKFDEISATVEDVNPVKTDELKMHPGIKDLLADRFDTLLPVQSLSVRNGLLDGNDQLVVSATATGKTLIGEMAGINNHLNNKGKMLFLVPLVALANQKHEDFKKRYGHLGKVTIRVGASRVQDNGNRFDPNADVIVGTYEGIDHALRTGKDLGDIGTVVIDEVHMLEDEGRGHRLDGLIARLKHYCEQRAKRKQSYKGAQWIYLSATVGNPKWLAKRLEATLIEFEERPVPIERHVTFASGAEKPRIENKLVKRAFDTKSSKGYRGQTIIFTNSRRRCHEISRKLEYNAAPYHAGLDYKRRKKVERMFAEQELAAVVTTAALAAGVDFPASQVIFDSLAMGIEWLSVQEFHQMLGRAGRPDYHDKGVVYLLVEPDGSYHGSMERSEDEVAFTLLKDEMESVRTPYDEDAAIEETLANLVVAGKGAKRLNDRMLGDFSTKHAIGKLLQYEFIDGFEPTPLGRAVTRHFLSPPEAFAMLDGIRKGLDPYEIVANIELRDEES
- a CDS encoding universal stress protein, producing the protein MYQDILIPTDGSDTASVAIDHAVDLAATYGAKLHALYVVDIDAVNFGLGTEQVDRITQGNFGEMTELQEKADAATGAVAAAAASRDVQVHEEVRVGAPHEVIADYADDAGADLVVMGSHGRSGVKRALLGSVTERVLRTTHRPVLVVDERGGT